A window from Labrus mixtus chromosome 14, fLabMix1.1, whole genome shotgun sequence encodes these proteins:
- the LOC132988424 gene encoding uncharacterized protein LOC132988424, producing MDRKTNERNYDYHSVAGCHLKLNDLKEVAQDLDNRYLKKEDIPLYPQPEFHVSHLKHDTNRAGLQGIWEMQGFMNPSSSSLLWWSLAVGPKEVMSAERRLLETTYPDRTERQVQMQQSFLQMFASSPAFLSSSRLGSYRFTFGLEEVLRAYSNQFCGGAEPVMRALRTDLYKQEVMYAVVVHGPAHQQLYDNHPLLTDDPDSVCAYKDGYFVWKSEAMCETHRYQLVCRDDEKQMGAECCSGWPEFYVWDNFAVALHVDDQVLKFDVDRLRESLTFCDRANTVINRLSFFDRIEEAEEFVRVFWSNYPSALKR from the exons ATGGACCGAAAAACGAATGAGAGAAACTATGACTACCACTCAGTAGCAGGTTGCCACCTGAAGCTGAATGACCTGAAAGAAGTAGCTCAGGATTTGGATAACCGGTACCTGAAGAAAGAAGACATCCCTCTTTACCCCCAGCCTGAGTTTCATGTGTCTCACCTGAAACACGACACAAACCGAGCTGGATTACAGGGCATCTGGGAGATGCAGGGCTTTATGAACCCCTCCAGCAGCTCCCTGCTGTGGTGGAGTCTGGCTGTGGGTCCAAAGGAGGTAATGTCAGCTGAGAGGAGGCTCCTGGAGACCACCTACCCGGACCGGACCGAGAGGCAGGTCCAGATGCAGCAGAGCttcctgcagatgtttgctTCCTCCCCTGCCTTCTTGAGCAGCTCCAGACTCGGCTCATATCGCTTCACCTTCGGCCTGGAGGAGGTGCTGAGGGCCTACAGCAACCAG TTTTGTGGTGGAGCAGAGCCCGTCATGCGAGCGCTGAGGACCGACctgtacaaacaggaagtgatgtacGCTGTAGTGGTCCACGGACCAGCCCATCAGCAGCTGTACGATAACCATCCGTTATTGACAGACGACCCAGACTCTGTCTGCGCTTACAAAGATGGCTACTTCGTGTGGAAGTCTGAGGCAATGTGTGAGACACATAG atatCAGTTGGTTTGTAGAGACGATGAAAAGCAGATGGGAGCGGAGTGCTGCTCAGGGTGGCCAGAGTTCTATGTTTGGGATAATTTTGCCGTCGCTCTGCATGTGGATGACCAG GTGCTGAAATTTGATGTGGACCGACTGAGAGAGAGTCTGACGTTCTGTGACAGAGCAAACACTGTGATCAATCGTCTGAGCTTTTTTGATCGCATCGAGGAAGCAGAAGAGTTTGTGAGGGTGTTCTGGTCCAACTATCCTTCAGCACTGAAGAGGTGA
- the LOC132988423 gene encoding uncharacterized protein LOC132988423 has translation MEPKTNERNYKYHSVAGCHLKLNDLKEVAQDLDNRYLKKENIPLYPQPEFHVSHLKHDTNRAGLQGIWEMQGFMNPSASSLLWWSLAVGPKEVMSAERRLLETTYPDRTERQVQMQQSFLQMFASSPAFLSSSRLGSYRFTFGLEEVLRAYSNQFCGGAEPIMRVLRTDLYKQEVMYAVVVHSPAHQQLYDNHPLLTDDPDSVCAYKDGLFLWRSEAMCETHSYQLVCREDENQMGAERCSGWPQFYVWDHVAVALHVDDQVLKFDVDQLRKRLTFCDRGKPVIAEEFDRIEKAEEFVSVFWPNYPSALKKDDGLHIDDGDSDRNIDRDVDED, from the exons ATGGAGCCAAAAACGAATGAGAGAAACTATAAATACCACTCAGTAGCAGGTTGCCACCTGAAGCTGAATGACCTGAAAGAAGTAGCTCAGGATTTGGATAACCGGTacctgaagaaagaaaacatcccTCTTTACCCCCAGCCTGAGTTTCATGTGTCTCACCTGAAACACGACACAAACCGAGCTGGATTACAGGGCATCTGGGAGATGCAGGGCTTTATGAACCCCTCTGCCAGCTCCCTGCTGTGGTGGAGTCTGGCTGTGGGTCCAAAGGAGGTAATGTCAGCTGAGAGGAGGCTCCTGGAGACCACCTACCCGGACCGGACCGAGAGGCAGGTCCAGATGCAGCAGAGCttcctgcagatgtttgctTCCTCCCCTGCCTTCTTGAGCAGCTCCAGACTCGGCTCATATCGCTTCACCTTCGGCCTGGAGGAGGTGCTGAGGGCCTACAGCAACCAG TTTTGTGGTGGAGCAGAGCCCATCATGCGAGTGCTGAGGACCGACctgtacaaacaggaagtgatgtacGCTGTGGTGGTTCACAGCCCAGCCCATCAGCAGCTGTACGATAACCATCCGTTACTGACAGACGACCCAGACTCTGTCTGCGCTTACAAAGATGGCCTCTTCCTGTGGAGGTCTGAGGCCATGTGTGAGACGCACAG ttatcAGTTGGTTTGTAGAGAAGATGAAAATCAGATGGGAGCGGAGCGCTGCTCAGGGTGGCCACAGTTCTATGTTTGGGATCATGTTGCCGTCGCTCTGCATGTGGATGACCAG GTGCTGAAATTTGATGTGGATCAACTGAGAAAGAGGCTGACGTTCTGTGACAGAGGAAAACCTGTGATCGCAGAAGAGTTTGATCGCATCGAGAAAGCAGAAGAGTTTGTGAGCGTGTTCTGGCCCAACTATCCTTCAGCACTGAAGAAAGATGATGGTCTTCACATTGATGATGGAGACAGTGACAGAAACATTGACCGTGACGTTGATGAAGACTGA